In Pseudomonas fluorescens, one genomic interval encodes:
- a CDS encoding phage tail protein yields the protein MKQQMALGSFIFGLSRNFAYSTLARKSDGGWSDIQILTSKPKSSQTGQKAESLTISGTSMYAVAMDRLDELRALQAQRVPLPLIDGIGRNWGLWRINSIDENQSEVIDDGTAMVIKWVVGLTEFNNA from the coding sequence ATGAAACAACAAATGGCTCTAGGCAGTTTCATCTTCGGCCTGTCGCGCAACTTTGCTTACAGCACGCTGGCGCGAAAGTCCGACGGTGGCTGGAGCGACATCCAGATCCTGACCAGCAAACCCAAGTCCAGTCAGACCGGGCAGAAAGCGGAATCGCTGACCATCAGCGGCACCTCGATGTATGCCGTGGCCATGGATCGACTCGATGAATTGCGCGCGCTTCAGGCACAGCGTGTGCCGTTGCCGTTGATTGACGGTATCGGGCGCAACTGGGGTCTGTGGCGGATCAACAGCATCGACGAGAACCAGAGCGAGGTCATCGATGACGGCACCGCGATGGTGATCAAGTGGGTGGTCGGATTAACGGAGTTCAACAATGCGTAA
- a CDS encoding tail protein X, with product MRKVRSVAGDSVNLLLYRETGRSDDAAEEALWKLNPTLAEHGPILPAGVWVTLPELDAKPAAIKPVTAWD from the coding sequence ATGCGTAAGGTACGAAGCGTGGCCGGTGATTCAGTGAATCTGCTGCTCTACCGCGAAACCGGGCGCAGTGATGACGCCGCCGAAGAAGCTCTGTGGAAACTCAACCCGACCCTGGCCGAACACGGCCCGATCCTGCCAGCAGGCGTCTGGGTCACGCTGCCGGAACTCGACGCGAAACCGGCCGCGATCAAACCGGTTACGGCGTGGGATTAA